The following proteins come from a genomic window of Caloenas nicobarica isolate bCalNic1 chromosome 24, bCalNic1.hap1, whole genome shotgun sequence:
- the LOC135998246 gene encoding keratin, type I cytoskeletal 19-like has product MSCNIKETITVSSKGRSSGGSCIIGGGGGARISSYGIGSGRGFSGRSYCGGVNYGGGLSVGSLAGGSYGGGNCYGNGLGFGLGGGVVVGGLGGDCLLSSCDEKVTMQNLNDRLASYLDKVKCLEKENAELECRIREWYATQGLSCEPRDYSCYYKEIEDLQNQIVCATIDNNKIILDIDNSRMAADDFRVKYETELALRQSVEADINGLRQVLDQLTLCRSDLEAQLESLREELCCLKKNHEEEMNCLRKQSTGDVSVEVNACPGPDLRQILEDLRCQYETLIARNRKEVEDWYECKIEEVNREVITSGQEVETCNNQVTELRRQLQALEIDLQAQLSQRNNLESSLAETECQYNTLLGELQNQITCVEQQLAEIRAEIECQNQEYKTLLDVKCRLEQEIQTYRCLLEGGQQDLIHGGGIGVGTGVGGGVIRTSHTYTTTTSSHCQPQVPPCKTGDIQVTCRRICD; this is encoded by the exons ATGAGTTGCAACATTAAGGAGACGATTACGGTGTCTAGCAAAGGCAGGAGCAGTGGTGGCAGCTGTATcattggtggtggtggtggagcaCGGATTTCTTCCTATGGGATAGGCAGTGGCAGAGGTTTTTCTGGAAGGAGTTACTGCGGTGGAGTGAATTATGGAGGGGGACTGAGTGTTGGCAGCTTGGCTGGTGGGAGCTATGGAGGTGGCAACTGCTATGGCAATGGCCTCGGTTTTGGCCTCGGAGGTGGCGTGGTCGTTGGTGGTCTTGGTGGCGATTGTTTGCTTTCGTCCTGTGATGAGAAGGTCACCATGCAAAATCTCAACGACCGCCTGGCTTCCTACCTGGACAAGGTGAAGTGCTTGGAGAAGGAAAATGCTGAGCTGGAGTGCAGGATCAGAGAGTGGTACGCGACACAGGGCCTGTCCTGTGAGCCCCGGGACTACAGCTGCTATTACAAAGAAATCGAAGATCTTCAGAATCAG ATTGTCTGCGCAACCATTGATAACAACAAGATCATTCTGGACATCGATAACAGCAGGATGGCCGCTGACGACTTCCGAGTGAA GTACGAGACGGAGCTGGCCCTTCGCCAGAGCGTGGAGGCCGACATCAACGGCTTACGCCAAGTCCTGGACCAGCTGACACTCTGCAGGTCGGACCTGGAGGCGCAGCTGGAGTCGCTGCGGGAGGAGCTCTGCTGCCTCAAGAAGAACCACGAGGAG GAGATGAATTGCCTGAGAAAACAATCAACTGGAGACGTGAGCGTGGAGGTCAATGCCTGCCCTGGACCAGATCTCAGGCAAATCCTGGAGGATTTGAGATGCCAATATGAAACGCTGATAGCGCGCAACCGCAAGGAAGTGGAGGATTGGTATGAGTGCAAG ATTGAGGAGGTGAATCGGGAGGTGATTACAAGCGGTCAGGAGGTGGAGACGTGCAACAACCAGGTTACGGAACTGAGACGCCAATTGCAAGCCCTGGAGATCGATCTGCAAGCTCAGCTCAGCCAG AGAAATAATCTGGAATCCTCTCTGGCTGAGACTGAGTGCCAGTACAACACGCTCCTCGGTGAGCTACAGAACCAGATCACGTGCGTGGAGCAGCAATTGGCTGAAATCAGAGCAGAAATCGAGTGTCAGAACCAAGAATACAAGACCTTGCTGGATGTCAAGTGCCGTTTGGAGCAGGAGATTCAGACCTACCGGTGCTTGTTGGAAGGAGGACAGCAGGACCTTAT TCACGGCGGAGGAATCGGAGTGGGAACCGGTGTAGGAGGAGGCGTCATTCGGACGAGTCACACCTATACTACAACTACATCGTCCCACTGCCAGCCCCAGGTCCCACCCTGCAAGACTGGAGATATACAAG tgacCTGCAGAAGAATTTGTGATTAA